In a genomic window of Armatimonadota bacterium:
- a CDS encoding prepilin-type N-terminal cleavage/methylation domain-containing protein — MIRRAFTLIELLVVIAIIAILAAILFPVFAKARDRALVTACLSNMNQIGKGLMMYVDDNEQCYPANRFFNPGSPYTWKRALTPYMKSIDVWRCPANRAQLAAGSRLLPFSLKIGDESNALDPAIKADKSRWLPSGYAYNGGFFHEQNGTRRTSMIKSPASLMVIIECRTANPDLGPWTYNWTTDVTGALPADAGNGGKFSAFFTHNRRMNIVFAEGHAQAYTLPEVYQKNLWGVPETDGYLASGRAYSFPNP; from the coding sequence ATGATTCGAAGGGCCTTTACGCTGATTGAACTGCTGGTGGTTATCGCCATCATCGCGATTCTGGCCGCCATCCTGTTCCCCGTCTTCGCCAAGGCCAGGGACCGAGCACTGGTTACCGCATGTCTGTCGAATATGAACCAGATAGGCAAGGGCCTGATGATGTACGTGGATGACAACGAGCAGTGCTATCCCGCCAATAGATTTTTCAACCCGGGCAGCCCGTACACGTGGAAACGCGCCCTCACGCCCTACATGAAGAGCATCGACGTCTGGCGCTGTCCGGCAAACCGCGCCCAACTCGCGGCGGGCAGCCGCTTGCTTCCCTTTTCGCTGAAGATCGGGGATGAGAGCAACGCTCTCGACCCCGCCATCAAAGCCGACAAATCGAGATGGCTGCCCTCCGGTTACGCGTACAATGGCGGCTTCTTCCACGAGCAGAACGGAACCCGGCGCACCTCGATGATCAAATCCCCCGCCTCCCTGATGGTTATCATCGAATGCCGGACCGCTAACCCGGACCTCGGCCCCTGGACCTACAACTGGACTACCGACGTCACCGGCGCTTTGCCCGCCGATGCAGGCAACGGCGGCAAGTTCAGCGCCTTCTTCACCCACAACAGGAGGATGAACATCGTGTTCGCCGAAGGCCACGCGCAGGCTTACACTCTGCCGGAGGTTTACCAGAAGAACCTTTGGGGAGTCCCTGAAACGGACGGCTATCTCGCGTCCGGCCGAGCATACAGCTTCCCCAATCCGTGA
- a CDS encoding LacI family DNA-binding transcriptional regulator, with product MKRSTPQAKRTTLHTVAAEAGVHMATAAVILNGARSSTVVSTETRQRVLDAAARLGYRANRAAQALRRQSSLTIGLAAGPVQNPFFAEMATLCEGFLLDANYELVMAMDAGRYLDDNALLETLYARGVDGIIMWSERETEGRRLVEKGMGCPVVIFGYPSTVVDCVTADFGLGAQMAVEHLLAKGRRRIGYLCPSESLMLWSGNLRLQRFCDTLTAHGMPPAVFPYESRLGDVSRAREAAESIARTAEPFDGLLCFNDLVAIGAMMGLRRAGLRVPEDVAVVGFDDIPLASQLDTPLTTVDLPLVDICRTAVELLLRRLEPDYSEPSQDVRTTPRLIIRASTEAE from the coding sequence GTGAAGCGTTCTACGCCACAAGCCAAGAGAACGACCCTGCACACCGTAGCCGCCGAAGCAGGCGTGCATATGGCCACGGCCGCCGTCATCCTCAACGGCGCCCGCAGCAGCACCGTCGTGAGCACCGAAACCCGGCAGCGGGTGCTCGATGCCGCGGCGCGACTCGGTTACCGCGCCAATCGAGCGGCCCAGGCTCTTCGACGCCAGAGCAGTCTGACCATCGGCTTGGCAGCCGGACCCGTCCAGAACCCATTCTTCGCGGAAATGGCGACGCTTTGCGAAGGCTTCCTGCTGGACGCAAACTACGAGCTGGTGATGGCCATGGACGCTGGGCGATACCTCGATGACAATGCCCTTCTGGAGACGCTGTACGCCCGCGGCGTTGACGGGATCATCATGTGGAGCGAACGCGAGACCGAGGGGCGCCGCCTGGTGGAGAAGGGTATGGGTTGCCCGGTTGTCATCTTCGGATATCCCAGCACAGTAGTGGACTGCGTTACGGCGGATTTCGGACTCGGCGCCCAGATGGCGGTGGAGCATTTGCTGGCGAAGGGGCGGCGGCGCATCGGATACCTTTGCCCGAGCGAATCATTGATGCTGTGGTCGGGAAATCTGCGCCTCCAGCGATTCTGCGACACCCTAACCGCGCACGGCATGCCTCCCGCGGTCTTTCCTTATGAGAGCAGGCTGGGCGACGTAAGCCGGGCGCGCGAGGCTGCAGAATCCATCGCGCGCACCGCTGAACCCTTCGACGGCCTGCTCTGCTTCAACGATCTGGTGGCGATCGGCGCCATGATGGGGCTCCGCCGGGCCGGACTTCGCGTGCCGGAGGATGTAGCGGTCGTCGGTTTCGACGATATCCCTCTGGCATCTCAGCTCGACACCCCACTCACGACCGTCGATCTGCCACTGGTCGACATTTGCCGAACCGCGGTGGAGCTCCTGCTGCGCCGTCTCGAACCCGATTACTCCGAGCCGTCTCAGGACGTGCGTACGACACCGCGCCTTATCATCCGTGCTTCTACGGAAGCGGAATAA
- a CDS encoding PAS domain S-box protein, whose product MRLHKVPSRAWLRWILAVLIPAIAIALRADPLSAVADRSPYVTFYPAVLLTALYGGVYPGALATAICAAAATLWTSPVGRVIGFRDHNDILGLAVFAVSCLLISWVCEAMHRSSLRAQNATAQLMVAEERRRANEARERYELLARHSRDIILFVRREDGRIVDCNEAAERAYGWGRKELCSLTIHDLRLPDDRHLIERQIDVADAEGALFETFHKRKDGTTFPVEVSASGSTMGGERYVFSVIRDITRRKRAEDALREAEANVRAILDAAAESIYLFSVDGIILSANQTAARRIQKTPKEIIGRPFTDFVSEDLAEKRWIPLRQVAATGLPVQFEDEREGIVFDHTFYPVFDEGGAVHRIASFSRDITELTAAEAKVRDSERLYRAIGESIDYGVWVCEPDGRNIYASESFLNLVGMTQEQCSNFGWGDVLHPDDSERTIAAWKECVQTGATWDTEHRYRGVDGQWHAILARGVPVRNERGEVICWAGINLDISRMKQAEDEARQANRAKDQFLAMLAHELRNLLAPISSSAALIEMLEAETEAVREPLGILNRQVRHTARLLDDLLDMSRINHGKLELRMEPVDLGAALLKAAETARPQMCAMRHTFSTRLPNAPVWVFADPTRVEQIVGNLLHNAAKYTDPGGEVTLELSVDGEQAAIRVRDNGSGIEPEMLSRVFDLFTQEERSQDRSRGGVGIGLSLVKTLVEMHGGSVEALSNGPGSGSEFIVRLGVHDPGATAPLPARSRAGTRASNILVVDDNVDAAESLAAVLEAWGHNVDFVHDGTAAIEAVRRNRPEVVLLDIGLPGMDGYEVARRLQLEDGAPMRLIALTGYSPEKDCSQSRDAGFDELLIKPVDLEALSRVLDQGPPAAEPQRP is encoded by the coding sequence ATGAGATTACATAAAGTGCCTTCGAGGGCGTGGCTGCGGTGGATCTTAGCCGTCCTGATCCCCGCGATAGCAATCGCCCTGCGCGCCGACCCCCTGTCGGCGGTCGCGGACAGATCGCCTTATGTGACGTTCTACCCCGCGGTCCTATTGACGGCGCTGTACGGGGGTGTATACCCCGGAGCGCTGGCGACCGCCATTTGCGCGGCGGCCGCAACACTGTGGACCTCCCCGGTTGGACGCGTCATCGGCTTTCGCGATCACAACGATATCCTCGGGCTAGCCGTCTTCGCCGTGAGCTGCCTGCTGATTTCGTGGGTCTGCGAGGCGATGCACCGTTCAAGCCTGAGGGCGCAAAATGCCACGGCTCAGTTGATGGTTGCGGAGGAGCGCCGACGGGCGAACGAGGCGCGGGAACGTTACGAACTCCTTGCCCGTCACAGTCGCGACATTATCCTGTTCGTTCGCAGAGAGGATGGCCGCATCGTCGATTGCAATGAAGCCGCGGAACGCGCCTACGGATGGGGACGCAAGGAACTCTGCTCTCTCACGATCCACGATCTCCGCCTACCTGACGACCGCCACCTGATCGAGCGGCAGATCGACGTTGCGGACGCGGAAGGTGCGCTCTTCGAGACGTTTCACAAGCGCAAGGATGGAACCACATTCCCTGTTGAAGTCAGTGCCTCGGGCTCAACGATGGGAGGCGAACGGTATGTATTCAGCGTGATCCGGGATATCACCAGGCGAAAGCGCGCCGAAGATGCCCTGCGTGAGGCCGAAGCCAACGTGCGGGCAATACTGGACGCGGCCGCGGAATCGATCTACCTGTTCAGCGTCGACGGCATTATCCTCAGCGCCAATCAGACGGCCGCGCGAAGGATCCAGAAAACGCCGAAGGAAATCATCGGCAGGCCGTTCACCGATTTTGTGTCCGAAGATCTCGCCGAGAAACGCTGGATTCCATTAAGACAGGTGGCGGCCACGGGCCTGCCTGTGCAGTTTGAGGATGAGCGCGAAGGGATCGTGTTCGACCACACGTTCTACCCCGTGTTTGACGAGGGAGGCGCCGTCCATCGCATCGCATCATTCAGCCGCGACATCACCGAACTCACAGCGGCCGAGGCCAAAGTACGTGACAGCGAACGGCTGTACCGGGCGATCGGCGAGTCGATCGACTACGGGGTCTGGGTCTGTGAACCGGATGGCCGCAACATATACGCCAGCGAATCCTTCCTCAACCTGGTGGGAATGACGCAGGAGCAATGCTCGAACTTCGGCTGGGGCGACGTGCTGCACCCTGATGACTCCGAGCGCACCATCGCCGCTTGGAAAGAATGCGTACAGACAGGAGCAACGTGGGATACCGAGCATCGTTACCGGGGCGTCGATGGACAATGGCACGCGATCCTGGCCCGCGGCGTGCCGGTCAGAAATGAGCGCGGAGAGGTCATATGCTGGGCCGGCATAAACCTGGATATCAGCCGGATGAAACAGGCCGAAGACGAGGCGAGACAGGCCAACCGCGCCAAAGATCAGTTCCTCGCGATGCTGGCGCACGAACTCAGGAACCTTCTGGCGCCCATCTCCAGTTCGGCGGCCCTCATCGAAATGCTCGAGGCCGAAACGGAGGCCGTGCGTGAGCCCCTGGGAATCCTGAACCGCCAGGTGCGCCACACCGCCCGCCTGTTGGACGATCTACTCGATATGTCGCGTATCAATCACGGGAAATTGGAGCTGAGGATGGAACCCGTGGACCTGGGCGCGGCCCTTCTAAAGGCCGCGGAAACGGCTCGTCCGCAGATGTGCGCGATGCGGCACACATTCTCGACCCGCCTGCCCAATGCTCCGGTATGGGTATTCGCAGACCCCACTCGTGTGGAACAGATCGTTGGAAACCTGCTTCATAACGCGGCAAAGTACACGGATCCGGGCGGGGAGGTCACGCTTGAGTTGTCAGTAGATGGCGAGCAGGCGGCCATACGCGTCCGGGATAACGGAAGCGGCATCGAGCCCGAGATGCTCTCCCGAGTGTTCGATCTGTTCACCCAGGAAGAACGGTCACAGGATCGCTCGCGCGGCGGGGTCGGTATTGGCCTCAGCCTGGTCAAAACCCTGGTGGAAATGCACGGCGGTTCCGTGGAAGCTCTCAGCAACGGGCCAGGGTCCGGCAGCGAGTTCATTGTACGCCTGGGAGTCCACGATCCCGGCGCCACTGCTCCCCTTCCCGCGCGGTCGCGGGCTGGAACCCGGGCTTCCAACATCCTCGTTGTGGACGATAACGTCGATGCGGCAGAATCACTGGCCGCGGTCCTCGAAGCGTGGGGGCATAACGTTGACTTCGTGCATGACGGCACAGCCGCGATCGAGGCGGTGCGCCGGAACCGGCCCGAAGTGGTGCTCCTGGACATCGGCTTGCCCGGCATGGACGGTTATGAAGTAGCCCGCCGCCTTCAGCTTGAGGACGGTGCGCCCATGCGGCTGATCGCTCTCACCGGCTATAGCCCGGAAAAGGACTGCAGCCAATCCCGGGATGCAGGCTTTGACGAACTCCTGATAAAGCCTGTCGACCTGGAGGCACTGAGCCGGGTGCTGGATCAGGGACCTCCCGCGGCAGAGCCTCAACGGCCGTAA
- a CDS encoding dockerin type I domain-containing protein, translating into MRRHLWAVLATLAGVALGGASSAQSYRVYSAVSPAVVPGSATTSYSGMNVNRNPGSPYYGYLYVCDKASTTLKVKIFAPNVPGPAATTYTDTGLTIAPTGAGATGPWDVEIGPDDTVWIMNLGGNTIQTAPPVPPAGTSVTAITQIDRVRDTPTSVTIALGGFRGFGVKGPITAARVYIAETSSSAYQVFDVATANPLTAGTPTHVWSKVSAGGATAMNYGVAIDPAGNSYWTQSGGSASCLSKMDPAGNVDPSFFAKSPSFAGTPTLSDATFIPDATAPGGAGYILMSCRITPNGTVSNSNPQRVGVLRFALDGTCLDGFGPAMTSSTPLWSTVDLRARGASKSTGTASSAQYCGFDDAGNCYVGTDDGVNNGQIVKVRATPAASTGPWGDVDADGLVTVADANLVDTYIVDPTSLSMEQRERIKRYGDINGTQNVSVVGDGVVDMNDLLRIARVAAGILDPGTAGAQYPHYGDVDNDGKVTIADVVHVARYLNGLDAGLNKAPGVGDVAPTTQKVTFGDGQITTADSLLIRQRAMGTEVNPPAYRDYWPMIQGDQHQFTDVNHRSGDALSQTRFGTSAGTSPLNYAFEPRGYTLTEVAGDDGASLAGVFKGINGSIYALYVQFPYFSAQRMDFQSPMKVLDVTQLTPGATWTGDLTSKMSLGQRPVHYKVTVLRVGDTYTNAAGAYQASTPIASTWSKSVSVRIDIAVLGVPGSPMEMQQAVFFDFAPGIGVVRRGQAPIQGMAAPTTDRPLLELDQTAVRGITYNQTTPAP; encoded by the coding sequence TTGAGAAGACACCTTTGGGCCGTATTGGCCACTCTCGCCGGCGTTGCGCTCGGCGGCGCGTCGTCAGCGCAATCCTATCGAGTCTATTCGGCAGTGAGCCCGGCCGTGGTGCCCGGCAGCGCCACGACAAGCTACTCCGGTATGAACGTCAACCGGAACCCGGGCAGCCCGTATTACGGCTATCTGTACGTCTGCGACAAAGCGTCGACGACGCTGAAAGTGAAGATCTTCGCGCCCAACGTCCCGGGGCCCGCGGCCACCACATACACCGACACGGGTTTGACCATCGCGCCAACCGGTGCGGGCGCTACGGGGCCATGGGACGTGGAGATCGGACCGGATGATACCGTCTGGATCATGAATCTAGGCGGAAACACCATCCAGACCGCTCCGCCGGTGCCCCCCGCAGGGACGAGTGTCACGGCAATCACGCAGATCGACAGGGTCCGCGACACGCCCACCAGCGTGACGATCGCCCTCGGAGGGTTTCGCGGGTTCGGCGTGAAGGGGCCGATTACGGCCGCTCGTGTCTACATCGCCGAAACCTCCAGTTCTGCTTATCAGGTTTTCGACGTTGCCACCGCCAATCCGCTTACCGCGGGGACTCCGACCCACGTTTGGTCGAAGGTCTCTGCCGGCGGGGCTACCGCGATGAACTACGGTGTAGCAATCGATCCCGCCGGTAATTCGTACTGGACGCAGTCCGGTGGGTCCGCGAGTTGCCTCTCGAAAATGGACCCGGCGGGCAATGTCGATCCGAGTTTCTTCGCCAAGAGCCCGTCGTTTGCGGGTACGCCCACGTTGTCGGATGCCACGTTCATCCCGGATGCAACCGCGCCCGGCGGAGCCGGATACATCTTGATGAGCTGCCGTATCACGCCGAACGGTACGGTTTCCAACTCGAATCCGCAACGCGTGGGCGTGTTGCGGTTCGCCTTGGACGGCACCTGCCTCGATGGCTTCGGACCGGCAATGACCAGTTCCACTCCGCTATGGAGCACTGTGGATCTACGCGCGCGAGGCGCATCCAAATCGACCGGGACGGCGTCCAGCGCCCAGTACTGCGGGTTCGATGACGCCGGCAACTGCTACGTTGGTACGGACGACGGCGTCAATAACGGCCAGATCGTAAAGGTTCGCGCTACACCAGCCGCCTCCACCGGTCCGTGGGGCGACGTGGACGCAGACGGGCTCGTGACGGTGGCCGACGCGAACCTGGTGGACACTTACATCGTCGATCCCACCTCCCTCTCGATGGAGCAGCGGGAGCGCATTAAGCGCTACGGTGACATCAACGGCACCCAAAACGTCTCTGTCGTCGGTGACGGCGTCGTCGACATGAACGATCTGCTCCGCATCGCCCGCGTCGCCGCAGGGATTTTGGACCCGGGAACCGCCGGTGCACAGTACCCGCACTACGGCGATGTGGACAACGACGGCAAGGTAACGATCGCGGACGTGGTCCACGTAGCGCGATACCTTAACGGATTGGACGCCGGGCTGAACAAAGCCCCCGGAGTTGGCGATGTTGCGCCCACAACCCAGAAGGTAACGTTCGGCGACGGCCAGATCACCACCGCGGACAGCCTCCTCATTCGCCAGAGGGCGATGGGTACCGAGGTCAACCCGCCCGCCTATCGGGACTACTGGCCGATGATCCAGGGCGATCAGCACCAGTTCACCGACGTCAATCATCGCTCCGGCGACGCACTGAGCCAGACCAGGTTCGGAACGTCCGCGGGAACGAGCCCGCTCAACTACGCGTTTGAGCCGAGAGGCTACACGCTCACCGAAGTTGCCGGCGACGACGGCGCCAGCCTGGCCGGCGTCTTCAAGGGCATCAACGGCAGTATCTATGCGCTCTATGTCCAGTTCCCCTACTTCTCCGCCCAGCGGATGGACTTCCAGTCTCCGATGAAGGTTCTGGACGTGACGCAGCTCACGCCTGGGGCGACTTGGACCGGCGACCTCACCAGCAAGATGAGCCTCGGGCAGCGCCCGGTGCACTACAAGGTGACCGTTCTGCGCGTCGGCGACACCTACACCAATGCGGCCGGCGCCTACCAGGCGTCCACGCCTATCGCCTCCACGTGGTCGAAATCGGTTTCCGTTCGGATTGATATCGCGGTTCTCGGAGTTCCCGGAAGCCCGATGGAGATGCAGCAGGCCGTGTTCTTCGACTTCGCGCCGGGCATCGGGGTAGTGAGACGCGGACAGGCCCCGATTCAGGGGATGGCGGCCCCAACAACCGATCGCCCTCTGCTCGAGCTCGACCAGACGGCCGTGCGCGGCATCACGTACAACCAGACGACGCCTGCCCCGTAA
- a CDS encoding nucleoside-diphosphate sugar epimerase/dehydratase, protein MSIPRSRYSLALAKACIDAGLVVLSCFLAFYLRFEGHVQPSYVALGLRWLPVLVACRLGAIVAVTRYRLQWRSTGVGELIYIGIAIALGSFAFASLLYTRHVHAYGVSLLLLEAFLTINLMICVRVGTRVIVGYHARRLEGNDERCKRVLVVGAGAAGERIVRQMKEDVRANLLPIGFLDDDRSKAHRLIHGVPVLGNISDIKSVAAGREADQILIAIPSLSGAGIRDIVRACSGTRAELTILPSLPQLLATGYSTNGIRKVKVEDLLERSALRMDMDAIAAYTVGQRILVTGAGGSIGSELCRQIARLNPESLILLDNGENSLFWIEHELRNEHGFHAAMVIADIRDRHRLEEVFRKFRPTVVFHAAAHKHVPMMEANPGEAVKTNVFGTVNLAELSMEFGVHKFVFISTDKAVNPTSVMGTTKRVAEMVVQSLAQRIEAACAGVGPSQAWGFEAIRPDRVKTAFSAVRFGNVLGSNGSVIPTMERQIAKGGPVTVTHPEMTRYFMTIPEAVQLVIQAGGMGVGGELFVLDMGKPVRIMDLAWNLIRLSGLVPNVDIKIEIIGTRPGEKLYEELLTTEEGTNLTRHEKIRTAKASAIDHRTLGDELKRLWQAAHEGDPESIKDVLYALEPSYDRHGALRSAGVAPTALRKAKPAAGRGLLSQPVSGGD, encoded by the coding sequence ATGAGCATCCCGCGGTCACGATATTCCCTTGCCCTCGCGAAAGCCTGCATCGACGCAGGCCTTGTTGTGCTTTCATGCTTCCTCGCTTTCTACCTGCGTTTCGAAGGACACGTTCAGCCCTCCTATGTCGCCCTCGGACTGCGGTGGCTGCCGGTTCTGGTGGCCTGCCGACTCGGAGCGATCGTCGCGGTAACCCGTTACCGCCTTCAGTGGCGCTCCACGGGCGTAGGTGAGCTCATTTACATCGGCATCGCGATAGCGCTCGGCAGTTTCGCATTCGCCTCGCTGCTGTATACGAGACACGTTCATGCTTATGGAGTCAGCCTCCTTCTACTCGAGGCCTTCCTGACCATCAACCTGATGATTTGCGTCAGAGTCGGCACGCGCGTGATTGTCGGCTACCACGCGCGACGCCTGGAAGGCAATGATGAGCGCTGCAAACGTGTACTCGTCGTGGGGGCGGGCGCGGCTGGGGAGCGCATCGTCCGCCAGATGAAAGAGGACGTACGCGCGAATCTGCTCCCGATCGGCTTTCTGGACGACGATCGATCCAAAGCCCATCGCCTGATCCACGGGGTGCCCGTCCTCGGGAATATTAGCGACATCAAGTCAGTTGCCGCCGGGCGCGAGGCCGACCAGATACTCATCGCCATCCCGTCTTTGTCGGGGGCGGGAATTCGCGATATCGTGAGGGCGTGCTCGGGAACCCGGGCCGAACTCACGATCCTCCCCTCGCTGCCGCAGCTTCTCGCCACGGGTTACTCCACGAATGGCATCCGAAAAGTGAAGGTGGAGGATCTTCTCGAACGGTCGGCGCTGCGTATGGATATGGACGCGATCGCGGCATATACCGTGGGACAACGAATTCTCGTTACCGGCGCCGGCGGCTCCATTGGCAGTGAGTTATGCCGCCAGATCGCCCGTCTGAATCCGGAATCGCTCATCCTTCTGGACAACGGTGAGAACAGCCTGTTCTGGATTGAACACGAATTGAGGAACGAGCACGGGTTTCACGCCGCGATGGTAATCGCGGACATCAGGGACCGACACCGGTTGGAGGAAGTGTTCCGCAAGTTCCGCCCGACGGTGGTGTTCCACGCGGCGGCCCACAAGCACGTGCCTATGATGGAAGCGAACCCCGGCGAGGCGGTAAAGACGAACGTATTCGGCACCGTCAACCTCGCGGAGTTGTCCATGGAATTCGGCGTTCACAAGTTCGTCTTCATTTCCACGGACAAAGCCGTCAACCCGACAAGCGTTATGGGAACGACGAAACGCGTCGCCGAAATGGTTGTACAGAGCTTGGCGCAACGCATCGAGGCCGCATGCGCCGGCGTCGGCCCCTCGCAGGCGTGGGGATTCGAGGCGATCCGTCCGGACCGTGTCAAGACTGCCTTCTCAGCCGTCAGGTTTGGAAACGTATTGGGCAGCAACGGGAGCGTGATTCCGACCATGGAGCGACAGATCGCCAAGGGCGGGCCCGTTACGGTCACGCATCCCGAAATGACGCGGTACTTCATGACGATCCCCGAGGCAGTGCAGTTGGTCATTCAGGCCGGCGGCATGGGCGTGGGCGGCGAGTTATTTGTGCTCGACATGGGTAAGCCGGTGCGCATCATGGACCTTGCCTGGAACCTGATCCGCCTGTCCGGCCTAGTGCCAAACGTGGACATCAAGATCGAGATCATCGGAACGCGCCCCGGCGAGAAGCTGTACGAGGAGCTCTTAACCACAGAAGAAGGGACAAACCTCACGCGCCACGAGAAGATCAGGACAGCCAAGGCGAGCGCCATTGACCATCGTACTCTCGGCGATGAGCTGAAGCGGTTGTGGCAGGCCGCCCACGAAGGCGATCCCGAATCGATCAAAGACGTGCTTTACGCGTTGGAGCCCTCCTACGACAGACACGGCGCGCTCAGATCGGCCGGCGTCGCGCCGACGGCTCTGCGGAAGGCCAAGCCCGCCGCCGGCAGGGGTCTGTTGTCACAACCGGTGTCCGGCGGCGATTGA
- a CDS encoding DegT/DnrJ/EryC1/StrS family aminotransferase, with protein sequence MGEEEERFVADAFATNWIAPLGPHVDAFEAELAGYVGVRGAAALSSGTSAVHLGLKLLGVKKGDTVFCSSLTFAASANPIVYEGATPAFIDSEPGSWNMSPAALQRAMQEADRERRLPSAVIIVDLYGQSADMDPLLAICERYGVPVLEDSAEALGATYRNRKCGGHGHMSVFSFNGNKIITTSGGGALVCDDVDALAKARFWATQSRDPSPHYQHTEIGYNYRMSNVCAAIGRGQLRVLDQHIESRRAVFSRYAEALGGLPGLGFMPESRFGKSTRWLTVLTLDPREAAATPSEVMNALAQSNIECRPVWKPMHLQPIFQGCRYYRHAAELDVSGRIFETGLCVPSGSNLSADDLNRVIAALRAALGAPALHTSQAAGNQPALRL encoded by the coding sequence ATGGGTGAAGAAGAGGAGCGATTTGTGGCGGACGCTTTCGCCACCAACTGGATCGCCCCGCTGGGCCCTCACGTGGACGCCTTTGAGGCGGAACTGGCCGGCTACGTCGGCGTCCGTGGCGCAGCGGCGCTTTCGTCGGGAACGTCCGCCGTCCACCTCGGCCTGAAGCTGCTGGGCGTCAAAAAGGGGGACACGGTCTTCTGTTCGTCGCTCACTTTCGCCGCGAGCGCCAACCCCATCGTCTACGAAGGCGCGACGCCGGCGTTCATCGACTCTGAACCGGGGTCATGGAACATGTCGCCCGCCGCTCTTCAACGGGCGATGCAGGAAGCCGATCGCGAACGGCGCCTGCCGAGCGCCGTCATCATCGTGGATCTCTACGGTCAGAGCGCCGATATGGATCCGCTTCTCGCGATCTGCGAGCGCTACGGTGTTCCGGTCCTCGAAGACTCCGCCGAGGCGCTGGGCGCAACCTATCGGAACCGCAAGTGCGGCGGCCACGGCCATATGAGCGTATTCTCGTTCAACGGCAACAAGATCATTACGACATCAGGGGGAGGCGCCCTCGTTTGCGATGATGTGGACGCCCTGGCAAAGGCTCGGTTCTGGGCCACGCAGTCGAGGGACCCGTCTCCCCATTATCAGCACACCGAGATCGGTTACAACTACCGTATGAGCAACGTGTGCGCCGCTATTGGGCGCGGACAGCTCAGAGTGCTGGATCAGCACATCGAAAGCCGCCGCGCGGTCTTCAGCCGCTATGCTGAGGCCCTCGGAGGTCTGCCAGGCCTCGGCTTCATGCCCGAATCCCGCTTTGGGAAAAGCACACGATGGCTCACCGTGCTGACACTTGATCCCCGCGAAGCCGCCGCCACCCCGAGCGAGGTGATGAATGCCCTGGCTCAAAGCAACATCGAGTGCCGGCCGGTGTGGAAGCCGATGCACCTGCAGCCGATTTTTCAGGGCTGCCGCTACTATCGCCACGCCGCGGAGCTGGACGTGTCGGGAAGAATATTTGAAACCGGCCTTTGCGTTCCTTCAGGCTCCAACCTCAGCGCCGATGACCTGAATCGGGTCATCGCCGCGCTCAGAGCGGCCCTCGGAGCGCCGGCCCTGCATACGAGCCAAGCGGCCGGCAACCAACCCGCCCTGCGCCTCTGA